The following is a genomic window from Ignavibacteriota bacterium.
TCCCGCGGGCTTTTCGCCGCGGATCCGTTTGATGAACTCCACGCCTTCATTGACCGCAGCGGAATGAGGGACGCGTTCGAGGAACAGGATCTGGTAGAGGGAAACGCGGAGGATGTTCTTGACGTTGATCTCGGACTTCGAGAAGTTGCCGTGCGAGAAGCCGTTCAAGACCCAATCGAGACGGTTCTGCCAGCGCAGGACGCCATGCACCACTTCGGTGAGGAGGCCTTTGTCGAGGTCGTTCAGCTCGCCGGAACGCAGTTCCGCGTCGAGGACCTTGTCCAGATAGGAATCGGTCCGCTCGACGCGGTTAAGGACTTTGACAGCTGTGCCCCGCGGACCGCTGTACAGGGACTTCCATTCAGCTGCCGGGGTGGCTTCGGGCATTCAGATGACTCAGGCCTGAGTCGCCTCAACGGGTTTCTTGCCGTACTTCCTGTTGTAGCGTTCCACGCGGCCCGCCGAGTCGACCAGCTTCTGGCGGCCGGTGAAGAACGGGTGGCATGCCGAGCAAATTTCGAGCTTCAGATCGCCCGCGGTCGAACGCGTTTCGAAGGTGTTCCCGCACACGCAGGTGACCGTTGCTTTTTTGTAATCCGGATGGATGCCGTCTTTCATCGCTTTCTCAACCTTCTGATATCGGTGTGATTGGAAGTTTATCAAGATACGTCTTTCCTCAGAAAGAAGCAATGGAGGGCTGTTTCAAAGGAAATCTTGCAGTTCGGGGCCGGATTCTCTACATTAGAGGGAATTTCCGGGTTGTCCCATTTGAAGGTGCGGGGAGCGATGGCAGGCAAGGGCGTGCGCGCGTTGATCGTGGCGGTGGCACTTCTTGTGCCCGCGGCCGGGATGGCCGCTGGAGCGAAAACGGTGTTCAATTTCCTCCGGAATGACGTGGGGGCCCGTGCCGCCGGGCTCGCCGGGACCTTTCTCACCGTCCAGGGCGACCCGGATGGCCTGTTCTACAACCCGGCCACTCTTGGATCCCTCAAAACATCGGTCGGGACAGCAGGATTCTTCAAACACCTCATGGACATCAACGCCGGGTATGTCAGCTATTCCACGGAGGTCCAGGGGATCGGACGTTTCGGGGCGGGCATCGTCTACACGAACTACGGCACATTCGATGAGACCGATGAGCTCGGCACGAACATCGGGACATTCGGTGCCAGCGACCTTGCCCTTTCGATCGGCTACGCCCTCACGGTGGAAGAGAACGTGTACCTCGGCGGTGCGGTGAAGGGGATCTACTCGACGATCGGACCGTACAGTTCCGCGGGTGTTGCCGCCGATCTCGGCGTGCTCTACACGGTTCCGGCAAGCCGGTTCGCCATCGGTGCCAGCATCCGGAACCTCGGCCTCCAACTGTCGTCCTACGGATCAGTGAAAGAAGATCTCCCGCTCGATATGGGCATCGGGGCATCCATTGTACCAAAGGGGCTGCCGCTCCTGCTCAACGTCGGCGTGCACCGGTTGAATGACGATGCGCCCGACTTCATGTCACGCTTCCGCGCGTTCACGGTGGGCGGCGAGTTCACGCTGAGCAAGGTCGTCCTGTTACGCGTCGGCTACGACAATGCGCGGCGGAAGGACTACAAGATCGGATCGAGTGCAGGGCTGGCGGGGTTCTCGGGTGGATTGGGAATACTGGTCAGCGGGTACAACTTCGACTACGCGCTTTCCTCACTCGGCAAGGCTGGCAACCTGCACCGGATATCGCTGCGGACACCAGCTGCCGAGATCCTTCAGGCGTCGACCGGCCCCTGCACAGATAGCTGCCCTCGATCCTGGCGCAGCGCACAACCCGCTGCGCCCCTGCACCAGATACAGCTGCCGCCGATACCGATCCTGGCGTCATGCGATCACACGAACCCGCTGCGCCCCTACACACGAAACCACCGGCGCCGTTCCTGCTGGCAGGCAATCTTCCAGACATCGACACGTATTTGTTAGGGGCGCAGCATGCTGCGCCCCTGCGCGCGATACACCGGAGTCGATCCCCGCGAGGTCAGTGGCCGATCCCTGCGAACGTCTCCAGTCCGACCTTCCCCGCAT
Proteins encoded in this region:
- the porQ gene encoding type IX secretion system protein PorQ, with protein sequence MSHLKVRGAMAGKGVRALIVAVALLVPAAGMAAGAKTVFNFLRNDVGARAAGLAGTFLTVQGDPDGLFYNPATLGSLKTSVGTAGFFKHLMDINAGYVSYSTEVQGIGRFGAGIVYTNYGTFDETDELGTNIGTFGASDLALSIGYALTVEENVYLGGAVKGIYSTIGPYSSAGVAADLGVLYTVPASRFAIGASIRNLGLQLSSYGSVKEDLPLDMGIGASIVPKGLPLLLNVGVHRLNDDAPDFMSRFRAFTVGGEFTLSKVVLLRVGYDNARRKDYKIGSSAGLAGFSGGLGILVSGYNFDYALSSLGKAGNLHRISLRTPAAEILQASTGPCTDSCPRSWRSAQPAAPLHQIQLPPIPILASCDHTNPLRPYTRNHRRRSCWQAIFQTSTRIC
- the rpmE gene encoding 50S ribosomal protein L31, which gives rise to MKDGIHPDYKKATVTCVCGNTFETRSTAGDLKLEICSACHPFFTGRQKLVDSAGRVERYNRKYGKKPVEATQA